ACCCGCAGCAAATGGATCCAATGCAGCAGCAGATTTTCAGCATCATGCCGTGGATCCTGGTGTTCATCATGGCGCCCTTTGCCGCCGGCTTGCAGCTCTATTGGACGGTGTCCAACATTCTTACCATCGCACAGCAGAAATGGCTCTATTCACGCCATCCACAGCTGAAAGAGCAAATGGCCAAGGATGCTGAGGAAAAGGCGAAAAAAGCGGCGGAAGAAAAAGCGGGCGCATGACCCCGCTTCATCCGAAAATTTTTTCCGGGCCGATTTCTTTCCTGAAGTCGGCACCGCAATTGCAGTTTTTGCCCGAACCGACGGTTCCGGAAATTGCTTTTGCGGGCCGGTCCAATGTCGGCAAGTCATCACTGATCAATGCCCTTACCGGCCGCAATGGCCTCGCTAGGACGTCCAACACGCCGGGCCGGACACAGGAATTGAATTTCTTTGATATCGGCGATCCGCTGATTTTCCGGATCTGTGATATGCCCGGCTATGGCTTTGCCAAGGCACCGCCCAAAGTCGTTCAGAAATGGCGCTACTTGATCAACGACTATCTGCGCGGACGACAAGTGCTCAAGCGCACTTTTGTGCTGATCGACAGCCGTCACGGAATCAAAAATACCGATGAAGATGTGCTGGAAATGCTCGACAAGGCTGCGGTCAGCTACCGGATCGTTATGACCAAGGCGGACAAGGTGAAAACCGCCGCGCTGGAGGCGACCAAAGCAAAAGTTCTGGCAGAGGCAAAGAAACATCCCGCTGCGCACCCCGATTTGATCGTCACCTCTTCGGAGAAGAAGCAGGGTATCGACGAGTTACGCATGGCGGTACTGGATGCCGTTCAGATTTAGGTTCAGGGATCAGCTGGCGTAACTTTCCTCCTCGCCCTAGCGAATATCAGTATATAAGATTCCCGCTTTCGCTCGCATGATGAGTGAGTTAGGTATGTGTCTATGAAACTGATAATCGGAAACAAAGCCTATTCCAGCTGGTCCATGCGTGGATGGCTCGCCTGCAAACAATCGGGGCTCTCCTTCGAGGAGCTGACTGTACCGCTTTATGGTGAAGATTGGGATGATGTCCGCGAGACTGAGAATTTCG
This DNA window, taken from Parasphingorhabdus litoris DSM 22379, encodes the following:
- the yihA gene encoding ribosome biogenesis GTP-binding protein YihA/YsxC, whose amino-acid sequence is MTPLHPKIFSGPISFLKSAPQLQFLPEPTVPEIAFAGRSNVGKSSLINALTGRNGLARTSNTPGRTQELNFFDIGDPLIFRICDMPGYGFAKAPPKVVQKWRYLINDYLRGRQVLKRTFVLIDSRHGIKNTDEDVLEMLDKAAVSYRIVMTKADKVKTAALEATKAKVLAEAKKHPAAHPDLIVTSSEKKQGIDELRMAVLDAVQI